A window of the Ipomoea triloba cultivar NCNSP0323 chromosome 14, ASM357664v1 genome harbors these coding sequences:
- the LOC116005211 gene encoding vicilin-like seed storage protein At2g28490 codes for MGKQQMSVLVLVLVLVLVAYCASGRREFEGEERSGGHKKMFILHEAKEVVRTESGEIKVVRGSSGRLLHIGFITMEPQSLLIPQYLDSHLVLYINQGEARIGHVYKDELAERKVKSGDIYTIEAGSAFYVENTAQGQRLHIICTIVHTSQSDFRGADTFQSFFIGGGMHPTSVLAGFDPYTLSTALNVSMTEISEVVGTKVSGPIVSLTNPNYTTPRFLDLHLKRIVHYYSTDAVAVGEVAEQQQHYWPWLFIRKLFTNPFFSNKDDGDDGAPDSYNIFDRDPDFSNDYGWSLAVDENDYPPLKIPDVTVYLVNLKAGSMMAPHVNPRAIEYGIVLEGTGEVEVVYPNGTLAMNAQVRQGDMFWVPRFFPFCQIASRNGPFVFFGFTTSAKDNQPQFLVGEGSVMQLLKGPELAAGLGLSEERVEEIVEAQRGRAILPSAYAAPPESM; via the exons ATGGGGAAGCAGCAGATGAGTGTGTTGGTGTTGGTGCTGGTGCTGGTTTTGGTCGCTTATTGTGCGAGTGGAAGAAGAGagtttgaaggagaagagaGAAGTGGGGGGCATAAAAAGATGTTCATTTTGCATGAAGCGAAAGAGGTGGTGAGAACCGAATCTGGAGAAATCAAAGTGGTGAGAGGTAGTAGTGGAAGATTGTTGCATATTGGGTTCATCACTATGGAGCCTCAAAGCTTGCTCATTCCTCAGTACCTTGATTCCCACCTCGTCCTCTACATTAACCAAG GGGAAGCAAGGATTGGACATGTGTATAAGGATGAATTGGCAGAAAGGAAAGTGAAATCCGGAGATATCTACACAATTGAAGCCGGCTCTGCTTTCTATGTGGAGAACACAGCACAAGGGCAGAGACTCCATATCATTTGCACCATTGTTCACACCTCTCAGTCTGACTTCAGAGGGGCAGATACTTTCCAG TCTTTCTTCATTGGTGGCGGCATGCATCCTACATCTGTTCTTGCCGGCTTTGATCCTTACACGCTATCAACCGCATTGAAT gtTTCAATGACAGAGATTTCGGAAGTTGTGGGCACCAAAGTGTCGGGTCCAATCGTGTCTTTAACAAACCCCAATTACACTACACCCCGTTTCTTGGACCTTCACCTCAAGAGAATTGTGCATTATTATTCTACTGATGCGGTGGCTGTGGGTGAAGTAGCGGAACAGCAGCAGCATTATTGGCCATGGCTGTTCATCAGGAAACTGTTCACCAATCCCTTCTTCAGCAACAAGGACGATGGAGATGATGGTGCTCCAGATTCTTACAATATCTTCGACAGAGATCCCGATTTCAGTAACGACTATGGGTGGAGCTTGGCTGTTGACGAAAACGATTATCCCCCTCTCAAAATCCCCGACGTTACTGTTTATCTAGTCAATCTCAAAGCG GGATCGATGATGGCGCCGCATGTAAATCCTAGGGCAATAGAGTATGGTATAGTGTTGGAAGGGACGGGAGAAGTTGAGGTGGTGTACCCTAACGGGACGCTAGCCATGAATGCGCAGGTACGCCAAGGAGACATGTTTTGGGTGCCGCGTTTCTTCCCGTTCTGCCAGATAGCGTCGAGGAACGGGCCGTTCGTGTTCTTCGGGTTCACCACCTCGGCCAAGGACAACCAGCCGCAGTTCTTGGTGGGCGAGGGTTCAGTGATGCAGTTGTTGAAAGGGCCGGAGTTAGCAGCGGGTCTTGGATTGAGCGAGGAGAGGGTTGAGGAGATTGTTGAGGCTCAACGTGGGCGTGCCATCTTGCCCTCCGCCTATGCCGCACCACCAGAGTCTATGTAG
- the LOC116004375 gene encoding tRNA ligase 1 isoform X2: protein MEPAAAAAVEDVTSGINLLDIADKNVHSSVPLPQLQFGGIGTINKIPAHSQKVVWKQKSYGKVSGPAAVEVGNAPTNQASAEVQTNGVNKPINGQKNAALSNVFRGNLLENFTVGKSTFSQAQVRATFYPKFENEKSDQEIRTRMIEMVTRGLATVEVSLKHSGSLFMYSGHEGGAYAKNSFGNIYTAVGVFVLGRMFQEAWGPHASRKQEEFNEYLEKNHMCLSMELVTAVLGDHGQRPREDYVVVTAVAELGNGKPKFYSTPDIIAFCRKWRLPTNHVWLFSTRKSVTSFFAAFDALREEGTATSVCKALDEVADISVPGSKDHIKVQGDILEGLVARVVRCESLEHLEQVLRDFPLPPLEGAGLDLGPTLREICAANRSDEKQQIKALLNGVGTAFCPNHLDWFGTETSNSHSRTADRSVVSKFLQAHPADYSTAKLQEMVRLMRERRYRTSFKCFYDFKKFKDVSSDNLHFKMVIHVFNDSVFRQYHKEMRRKPELWPLYRGFFVDLNLFQANGETAADILKGSSQMVKGDDDNNSLADEDANLMVKLKFLTYKLRTFLIRNGLPILFKQGPMAYKTYYLRQMKIWNTSPAKQQAMSKMLDEWAVYIRRKHGNKQLSSSIYLSEAEPFLEQYAKRSPQNQALIGAAGSFVKSEDFLAITDGRDEEGDLEHEKDVPPLGHSISSKDTVMKDEGLIVFFPGIPGCAKSALCKEILNAPGGLGDDRPLQSLMGDLIKGRYWQKVADARRAKSYSVMLADKNAPNEEVWRQIEDMCRSTKSSAIPVVPDSEGTERNPFSLDALAVFIFRVLHRVNHPGNLDKSSPNAGYVLLMFYDLYDGRSREEFETDLIGRFGSLVKIPLLKSERSPLPDSVKSILEEGMKLYHLHTSRHRRLEPAKGTFAKEWAKWEKELRDVLFANADYLNSIQVPFEFAVKQVLEQLRSIATGETPAIEKRKLGTIVFAAVSLPVTEIQSLLDNLGKKDSEAGSFLKDKNLESRLQKAHVTLAHKGSHSVAALASFAPFLHQQVPVEITALLFSERVAALEACIGSINGEKIHSKNEWSHVTLWTSKGTAPVEANSLPQLLQEGKAKRVEIEPPIAITGVIQFY, encoded by the exons ATGGAGCCTgcagctgctgctgctgttgaaGATGTCACCAGTGGAATCAATTTGCTGGATATTGCggacaaaaatgtgcactctaGTGTTCCATTGCCACAATTGCAGTTTGGAGGCATTGGAACGATAAATAAGATACCAGCTCATAGTCAAAAGGTTGTTTGGAAGCAGAAATCTTATGGAAAAGTAAGTGGACCAGCAGCAGTTGAAGTTGGAAATGCTCCAACTAATCAAGCTTCAGCTGAAGTCCAGACTAATGGAGTTAACAAACCAATAAATGGGCAAAAGAATGCTGCTCTTAGCAATGTATTTAGAGGTAATTTACTGGAGAATTTTACAGTTGGCAAGTCCACGTTCTCACAAGCTCAAGTAAGAGCTACATTTTATCCCAAATTTGAAAATGAGAAGTCTGATCAAGAG ATTAGAACACGGATGATCGAGATGGTGACCAGAGGTTTGGCCACAGTGGAG GTATCTCTTAAGCATTCTGGATCTCTATTTATGTATTCGGGACATGAGGGTGGAGCATATGCCAAAAATAGCTTTGGTAACAT TTATACTGCTGTTGGTGTCTTTGTTCTAGGACGGATGTTTCAAGAAGCTTGGGGTCCTCATGCAAGCAGGAAGCAAGAAGAGTTCAATGAATATCTTGAG AAAAACCACATGTGCCTATCAATGGAACTAGTCACTGCTGTCTTGGGAGATCATGGGCAGCGTCCACGGGAAGATTATG TAGTTGTTACTGCAGTAGCAGAATTGGGGAATGGAAAACCAAAGTTTTATTCAACTCCAGATATAATTGCTTTTTGCAGAAAGTGGCGCCTACCAACAAATCATGTGTGGTTATTCTCAACAAG GAAGTCAGTGACGTCTTTTTTTGCTGCATTTGATGCCCTCCGTGAGGAGGGAACAGCAACCTCTGTCTGCAAGGCTCTGGATGAAGTTGCTGATATATCTGTCCCTG GATCAAAAGACCATATAAAGGTGCAAGGCGATATTTTGGAGGGTCTTGTGGCTCGTGTTGTAAGGTGTGAGAGCTTGGAACATTTGGAGCAGGTGTTAAGGGACTTTCCTCTGCCACCATTAGAGGGTG CTGGCTTAGACTTGGGACCAACCCTTCGTGAAATTTGTGCTGCAAATAGGTCAGATGAGAAGCAG CAAATAAAAGCACTTCTCAATGGTGTTGGTACCGCATTTTGTCCAAATCATCTAGATTGGTTTGGGACTGAAACATCGAATTCACATTCGAGAACTGCTGACCGATCTGTAGTTTCAAAGTTCTTACAAGCACATCCTGCTGATTATTCAACTGCAAAATTACAG GAAATGGTTCGTCTAATGAGGGAAAGACGATATCGTACTTCCTTTAAATGCTTCtatgactttaaaaaatttaaagatgTATCCAGTGACAACCTGCACTTCAAAATGGTGATCCATGTGTTTAATGATTCAGTATTCCGGCAATACCATAAGGAGATGAG GCGAAAGCCTGAATTGTGGCCACTATATCGAG GCTTTTTTGTTGATCTGAACTTATTCCAAGCCAATGGGGAAACTGCTGCTGACATTTTAAAAGGCAGCAGTCAAATGGTAAAAGGTGATGATGATAACAATAGCTTAGCTGATGAAGATGCCAATCTGATGGTCAAGTTGAAATTTCTTACATACAAG TTGAGAACTTTTCTGATACGTAATGGCTTGCCAATTCTTTTTAAACAAGGCCCAATGGCATACAAGACCTATTATCTCAG GCAAATGAAGATATGGAACACTTCACCAGCGAAACAACAAGCAATGAGCAAGATGCTAGATGAATG GGCTGTGTACATACGCAGAAAGCATGGGAATAAGCAACTCTCCTCATCCATATATCTCAGTGAAGCCGAGCCTTTCCTAGAACAGTATGCAAAGCGAAGCCCACAAAACCAGGCATTGATTGGAGCTGCTGGAAGCTTTGTGAAATCTGAAGATTTCCTGGCTATTACTGATGGACGAGATGAAGAAGGTGATCTTGAGCATGAGAAGGATGTGCCACCACTAGGCCATAGTATTTCTAGCAAGGATACTGTTATGAAGGATGAAGGTCTCATTGTTTTCTTTCCAG GAATACCTGGTTGTGCTAAATCTGCACTATGTAAGGAAATATTGAATGCCCCAGGAGGTCTTGGGGATGATCGGCCACTTCAAAGTTTAATGGGTGATCTTATTAAAG GTAGATACTGGCAGAAGGTTGCTGATGCACGCAGGGCAAAGTCTTATTCAGTAATGCTTGCTGACAAGAATGCACCAAACGAGGAAGTCTGGAGACAG ATTGAGGATATGTGTCGAAGCACCAAATCATCTGCAATTCCAGTTGTGCCTGACTCAGAAG GAACTGAAAGAAATCCATTTTCGCTTGATGCTCTTGCCGTTTTCATATTTCGAGTCCTACACCGAGTTAATCATCCG GGAAATCTTGACAAGTCATCACCAAATGCTGGCTATGTATTGCTAATGTTTTATGATCTTTATGATGGCAgg AGTCGAGAGGAGTTTGAGACTGATCTGATCGGACGTTTTGGCTCACTTGTCAAAATACCTTTACTAAAATCCGAAAG GTCTCCTTTACCGGATTCTGTGAAGTCTATTTTGGAGGAAGGAATGAAGTTGTACCATCTCCATACTAGTAGGCATCGGAG GTTGGAGCCAGCAAAAGGGACATTTGCAAAAGAGTGGGCTAAATGGGAGAAAGAACTACGAGATGTGTTGTTTGCAAATGCTGACTATCTTAATTCAATACAG GTTCCATTTGAATTTGCTGTTAAACAAGTATTGGAACAACTGAGGTCTATTGCTACGGGTGAGACACCAGCAATTGAGAAGAGGAAGCTTGGAACAATTGTGTTTGCTGCCGTCAGCTTGCCTGTTACAGAAATCCAAAGTCTTCTTGATAAT TTGGGTAAGAAAGACTCTGAAGCCGGATCTTTTCTTAAGGACAAAAACTTGGAAAGCCGCCTTCAAAAGGCTCACGTGACACTTGCTCATAAAGGAAGTCACAGTGTGGCAGCTCTTGCAAGTTTTGCTCCCTTTCTTCATCAACAGGTGCCTGTAGAAATAACGGCTCTATTATTCTCTGAAAGGGTGGCTGCACTTGAAGCTTGCATTGGCTCTATTAATGGTGAAAAGATTCACTCTAAAAATGAATGGTCTCACGTGACATTATGGACCAGCAAAGGAACTGCGCCTGTAGAAGCCAATTCACTACCGCAATTACTTCAAGAAGGAAAGGCCAAGCGTGTAGAGATTGAGCCACCCATCGCAATAACAGGAGTCATTCAATTCTATTGA
- the LOC116004375 gene encoding tRNA ligase 1 isoform X1 — protein sequence MSASQRIIFRFNVARFSRYPSSTSSSPASLPSRTFIFIHSRSLTFSTSLFRPPPMSQKQKRGGFREQRWQEKPSSNRIPSSSSKMEPAAAAAVEDVTSGINLLDIADKNVHSSVPLPQLQFGGIGTINKIPAHSQKVVWKQKSYGKVSGPAAVEVGNAPTNQASAEVQTNGVNKPINGQKNAALSNVFRGNLLENFTVGKSTFSQAQVRATFYPKFENEKSDQEIRTRMIEMVTRGLATVEVSLKHSGSLFMYSGHEGGAYAKNSFGNIYTAVGVFVLGRMFQEAWGPHASRKQEEFNEYLEKNHMCLSMELVTAVLGDHGQRPREDYVVVTAVAELGNGKPKFYSTPDIIAFCRKWRLPTNHVWLFSTRKSVTSFFAAFDALREEGTATSVCKALDEVADISVPGSKDHIKVQGDILEGLVARVVRCESLEHLEQVLRDFPLPPLEGAGLDLGPTLREICAANRSDEKQQIKALLNGVGTAFCPNHLDWFGTETSNSHSRTADRSVVSKFLQAHPADYSTAKLQEMVRLMRERRYRTSFKCFYDFKKFKDVSSDNLHFKMVIHVFNDSVFRQYHKEMRRKPELWPLYRGFFVDLNLFQANGETAADILKGSSQMVKGDDDNNSLADEDANLMVKLKFLTYKLRTFLIRNGLPILFKQGPMAYKTYYLRQMKIWNTSPAKQQAMSKMLDEWAVYIRRKHGNKQLSSSIYLSEAEPFLEQYAKRSPQNQALIGAAGSFVKSEDFLAITDGRDEEGDLEHEKDVPPLGHSISSKDTVMKDEGLIVFFPGIPGCAKSALCKEILNAPGGLGDDRPLQSLMGDLIKGRYWQKVADARRAKSYSVMLADKNAPNEEVWRQIEDMCRSTKSSAIPVVPDSEGTERNPFSLDALAVFIFRVLHRVNHPGNLDKSSPNAGYVLLMFYDLYDGRSREEFETDLIGRFGSLVKIPLLKSERSPLPDSVKSILEEGMKLYHLHTSRHRRLEPAKGTFAKEWAKWEKELRDVLFANADYLNSIQVPFEFAVKQVLEQLRSIATGETPAIEKRKLGTIVFAAVSLPVTEIQSLLDNLGKKDSEAGSFLKDKNLESRLQKAHVTLAHKGSHSVAALASFAPFLHQQVPVEITALLFSERVAALEACIGSINGEKIHSKNEWSHVTLWTSKGTAPVEANSLPQLLQEGKAKRVEIEPPIAITGVIQFY from the exons ATGTCGGCGTCGCAGAGGATCATTTTCCGTTTCAACGTTGCCCGCTTTTCTCGCTATCcttcttctacttcttcttcACCTGCTTCTCTCCCTTCCAGAACCTTCATCTTCATCCACTCTCGCTCTCTCACTTTCTCCACTTCACTCTTCCGTCCACCACCTATGTCGCAGAAGCAG AAAAGGGGTGGTTTTAGGGAACAAAGATGGCAAGAAAAGCCAAGTTCCAATAGGATACCCAGTTCATCCTCAAAAATGGAGCCTgcagctgctgctgctgttgaaGATGTCACCAGTGGAATCAATTTGCTGGATATTGCggacaaaaatgtgcactctaGTGTTCCATTGCCACAATTGCAGTTTGGAGGCATTGGAACGATAAATAAGATACCAGCTCATAGTCAAAAGGTTGTTTGGAAGCAGAAATCTTATGGAAAAGTAAGTGGACCAGCAGCAGTTGAAGTTGGAAATGCTCCAACTAATCAAGCTTCAGCTGAAGTCCAGACTAATGGAGTTAACAAACCAATAAATGGGCAAAAGAATGCTGCTCTTAGCAATGTATTTAGAGGTAATTTACTGGAGAATTTTACAGTTGGCAAGTCCACGTTCTCACAAGCTCAAGTAAGAGCTACATTTTATCCCAAATTTGAAAATGAGAAGTCTGATCAAGAG ATTAGAACACGGATGATCGAGATGGTGACCAGAGGTTTGGCCACAGTGGAG GTATCTCTTAAGCATTCTGGATCTCTATTTATGTATTCGGGACATGAGGGTGGAGCATATGCCAAAAATAGCTTTGGTAACAT TTATACTGCTGTTGGTGTCTTTGTTCTAGGACGGATGTTTCAAGAAGCTTGGGGTCCTCATGCAAGCAGGAAGCAAGAAGAGTTCAATGAATATCTTGAG AAAAACCACATGTGCCTATCAATGGAACTAGTCACTGCTGTCTTGGGAGATCATGGGCAGCGTCCACGGGAAGATTATG TAGTTGTTACTGCAGTAGCAGAATTGGGGAATGGAAAACCAAAGTTTTATTCAACTCCAGATATAATTGCTTTTTGCAGAAAGTGGCGCCTACCAACAAATCATGTGTGGTTATTCTCAACAAG GAAGTCAGTGACGTCTTTTTTTGCTGCATTTGATGCCCTCCGTGAGGAGGGAACAGCAACCTCTGTCTGCAAGGCTCTGGATGAAGTTGCTGATATATCTGTCCCTG GATCAAAAGACCATATAAAGGTGCAAGGCGATATTTTGGAGGGTCTTGTGGCTCGTGTTGTAAGGTGTGAGAGCTTGGAACATTTGGAGCAGGTGTTAAGGGACTTTCCTCTGCCACCATTAGAGGGTG CTGGCTTAGACTTGGGACCAACCCTTCGTGAAATTTGTGCTGCAAATAGGTCAGATGAGAAGCAG CAAATAAAAGCACTTCTCAATGGTGTTGGTACCGCATTTTGTCCAAATCATCTAGATTGGTTTGGGACTGAAACATCGAATTCACATTCGAGAACTGCTGACCGATCTGTAGTTTCAAAGTTCTTACAAGCACATCCTGCTGATTATTCAACTGCAAAATTACAG GAAATGGTTCGTCTAATGAGGGAAAGACGATATCGTACTTCCTTTAAATGCTTCtatgactttaaaaaatttaaagatgTATCCAGTGACAACCTGCACTTCAAAATGGTGATCCATGTGTTTAATGATTCAGTATTCCGGCAATACCATAAGGAGATGAG GCGAAAGCCTGAATTGTGGCCACTATATCGAG GCTTTTTTGTTGATCTGAACTTATTCCAAGCCAATGGGGAAACTGCTGCTGACATTTTAAAAGGCAGCAGTCAAATGGTAAAAGGTGATGATGATAACAATAGCTTAGCTGATGAAGATGCCAATCTGATGGTCAAGTTGAAATTTCTTACATACAAG TTGAGAACTTTTCTGATACGTAATGGCTTGCCAATTCTTTTTAAACAAGGCCCAATGGCATACAAGACCTATTATCTCAG GCAAATGAAGATATGGAACACTTCACCAGCGAAACAACAAGCAATGAGCAAGATGCTAGATGAATG GGCTGTGTACATACGCAGAAAGCATGGGAATAAGCAACTCTCCTCATCCATATATCTCAGTGAAGCCGAGCCTTTCCTAGAACAGTATGCAAAGCGAAGCCCACAAAACCAGGCATTGATTGGAGCTGCTGGAAGCTTTGTGAAATCTGAAGATTTCCTGGCTATTACTGATGGACGAGATGAAGAAGGTGATCTTGAGCATGAGAAGGATGTGCCACCACTAGGCCATAGTATTTCTAGCAAGGATACTGTTATGAAGGATGAAGGTCTCATTGTTTTCTTTCCAG GAATACCTGGTTGTGCTAAATCTGCACTATGTAAGGAAATATTGAATGCCCCAGGAGGTCTTGGGGATGATCGGCCACTTCAAAGTTTAATGGGTGATCTTATTAAAG GTAGATACTGGCAGAAGGTTGCTGATGCACGCAGGGCAAAGTCTTATTCAGTAATGCTTGCTGACAAGAATGCACCAAACGAGGAAGTCTGGAGACAG ATTGAGGATATGTGTCGAAGCACCAAATCATCTGCAATTCCAGTTGTGCCTGACTCAGAAG GAACTGAAAGAAATCCATTTTCGCTTGATGCTCTTGCCGTTTTCATATTTCGAGTCCTACACCGAGTTAATCATCCG GGAAATCTTGACAAGTCATCACCAAATGCTGGCTATGTATTGCTAATGTTTTATGATCTTTATGATGGCAgg AGTCGAGAGGAGTTTGAGACTGATCTGATCGGACGTTTTGGCTCACTTGTCAAAATACCTTTACTAAAATCCGAAAG GTCTCCTTTACCGGATTCTGTGAAGTCTATTTTGGAGGAAGGAATGAAGTTGTACCATCTCCATACTAGTAGGCATCGGAG GTTGGAGCCAGCAAAAGGGACATTTGCAAAAGAGTGGGCTAAATGGGAGAAAGAACTACGAGATGTGTTGTTTGCAAATGCTGACTATCTTAATTCAATACAG GTTCCATTTGAATTTGCTGTTAAACAAGTATTGGAACAACTGAGGTCTATTGCTACGGGTGAGACACCAGCAATTGAGAAGAGGAAGCTTGGAACAATTGTGTTTGCTGCCGTCAGCTTGCCTGTTACAGAAATCCAAAGTCTTCTTGATAAT TTGGGTAAGAAAGACTCTGAAGCCGGATCTTTTCTTAAGGACAAAAACTTGGAAAGCCGCCTTCAAAAGGCTCACGTGACACTTGCTCATAAAGGAAGTCACAGTGTGGCAGCTCTTGCAAGTTTTGCTCCCTTTCTTCATCAACAGGTGCCTGTAGAAATAACGGCTCTATTATTCTCTGAAAGGGTGGCTGCACTTGAAGCTTGCATTGGCTCTATTAATGGTGAAAAGATTCACTCTAAAAATGAATGGTCTCACGTGACATTATGGACCAGCAAAGGAACTGCGCCTGTAGAAGCCAATTCACTACCGCAATTACTTCAAGAAGGAAAGGCCAAGCGTGTAGAGATTGAGCCACCCATCGCAATAACAGGAGTCATTCAATTCTATTGA